A window of the bacterium genome harbors these coding sequences:
- a CDS encoding histone deacetylase, translating into MPRTGIVRHPLFLEHKAPPGHPEREARLASIYRMLDAPDMAGRFEAIEPRPATREEIEAVHIGEYIDRVEAADGVSTNFDPDTYTSPKSVDAARLAAGGTIEAIDAVLDGRLDNAFCLHRPPGHHAERDRAMGFCLFNNAAIGAAHAIARGAKRVLVFDPDVHHGNGTQHVFDRRADVLYISTHQYPFYPGTGALTETGIDEGRGFTVNVPLSPGHGDGDFAAIVDAIVVPIGRAYRPDLVIVSAGYDIHENDPLGGMRVTAAGYGRIIERMARLAGEVCGGKIVLVLEGGYDLRGLTDSVKESLIALADGDAEPSAAPDPLMPQHLEHVLDKVRRVQAPFWPQVA; encoded by the coding sequence TTGCCGCGCACGGGCATCGTTCGACATCCTTTGTTTCTCGAGCACAAGGCGCCGCCGGGGCATCCGGAGCGCGAGGCGAGGCTTGCGTCGATTTACCGCATGCTCGACGCGCCCGACATGGCCGGACGCTTCGAGGCGATCGAGCCGCGCCCGGCGACGCGAGAGGAGATCGAGGCCGTGCATATTGGCGAATACATCGATCGGGTCGAGGCGGCCGACGGCGTCTCCACGAACTTCGATCCCGATACGTACACGTCGCCGAAATCGGTTGACGCCGCGAGGCTCGCCGCCGGCGGGACGATCGAGGCCATCGACGCCGTTCTCGACGGCCGACTCGACAACGCGTTTTGCCTGCACCGCCCGCCCGGCCACCATGCGGAACGCGACCGCGCGATGGGTTTTTGCCTGTTCAACAACGCGGCCATCGGCGCGGCGCACGCGATCGCGCGCGGCGCGAAGCGCGTCCTTGTCTTTGACCCCGACGTGCATCACGGCAACGGCACGCAACACGTCTTCGATCGCCGCGCGGACGTTCTTTACATCAGCACGCACCAGTACCCGTTTTATCCCGGAACCGGCGCGTTGACCGAAACCGGCATCGACGAGGGGCGCGGCTTCACCGTCAACGTGCCGCTTTCGCCCGGTCACGGGGACGGCGATTTCGCGGCGATCGTGGACGCGATCGTCGTGCCGATCGGCCGCGCGTACCGGCCCGACCTCGTCATCGTGTCCGCCGGTTACGACATCCACGAGAACGATCCGCTCGGCGGCATGCGCGTGACGGCCGCAGGCTACGGGCGCATCATCGAACGCATGGCGCGCCTCGCCGGCGAGGTGTGCGGCGGCAAGATCGTGCTTGTGCTCGAGGGCGGATACGACCTTCGCGGGCTGACCGACTCCGTGAAGGAGAGCTTGATTGCGCTCGCGGACGGCGACGCCGAACCATCCGCCGCGCCCGATCCGCTGATGCCGCAGCATCTCGAACACGTACTCGACAAGGTGCGCCGGGTGCAGGCGCCCTTCTGGCCACAGGTGGCGTGA
- a CDS encoding polyprenyl synthetase family protein, translating into MDFESYIDAHRARVDAYLRAYIDGRCGEDFAYLKESMSYSLLSGGKRLRPVILLASCEACGGDAAPAMPFAAAFEMIHTFSLIHDDLPSMDDDDMRRNKPTNHKVFGEAHAILAGDALLTEAYRMMSDPALYAGLPASIGLTVMREVADAAGICGMVGGQSLDLLTENKSYDEATVQKIHACKTARFIAAATVAGALVARADENAVAALRAYGERVGLAFQIMDDILNETGESGRTGKAVGSDARAGKATYPALVGIDESRRRAAEYAREAKGALAPLGKVARRLSEIADFIVTRDS; encoded by the coding sequence ATGGATTTCGAATCGTACATCGACGCCCACCGCGCGCGCGTGGACGCGTATCTGCGCGCGTACATCGACGGCCGTTGCGGCGAGGACTTCGCGTATCTGAAGGAGTCGATGAGTTACTCGCTGCTCTCGGGCGGCAAGCGGTTGCGCCCGGTGATCCTGCTCGCGTCGTGCGAGGCGTGCGGCGGCGACGCCGCGCCGGCGATGCCGTTCGCGGCGGCGTTCGAGATGATCCACACGTTCAGCCTCATCCACGACGATCTGCCGTCGATGGACGACGACGACATGCGCCGAAACAAGCCCACAAACCACAAGGTCTTCGGCGAGGCGCACGCGATCCTGGCCGGGGACGCGCTCCTGACCGAGGCGTACCGCATGATGAGTGATCCCGCCTTGTACGCGGGGCTGCCCGCGTCGATCGGCCTGACCGTGATGCGCGAGGTGGCGGACGCGGCCGGCATTTGCGGCATGGTCGGCGGGCAGAGCCTGGACCTGTTGACCGAAAACAAGTCCTACGACGAGGCCACGGTGCAAAAGATTCACGCGTGCAAGACGGCGCGGTTCATCGCCGCGGCGACGGTGGCGGGCGCGCTTGTCGCCCGCGCGGACGAAAACGCCGTCGCCGCGCTTCGCGCCTATGGCGAGCGCGTCGGCCTCGCGTTCCAGATCATGGACGATATCCTGAACGAGACGGGCGAGTCCGGCCGCACCGGAAAGGCGGTCGGCTCCGACGCGCGAGCCGGCAAGGCGACCTACCCCGCGCTTGTCGGCATCGACGAATCGCGCCGCCGCGCGGCGGAATACGCGCGCGAGGCCAAGGGCGCGCTCGCCCCGCTCGGCAAAGTCGCCCGGCGCCTTTCCGAGATCGCCGACTTCATCGTCACGCGCGACAGTTGA
- the trmD gene encoding tRNA (guanosine(37)-N1)-methyltransferase TrmD produces MRIGVVTLFPEWFSAARPPGVVGRAIERGLVAIETANPREFTTDKHRTVDDTVFGGGPGMVLRPEPLAAAIRDMRVRVPGAPVLALSPGGEPFTDAVARRLAAASGVILVCGRYEGIDQRVIEACCDGELSIGDFVLTGGEIAALAVIEAVARLQPGVVGKEGNVAADSFAAGLAPPVYTRPEEWEGQAVPDVLRSGDAARIAAWRREAAIARTNRFRPAHLIDAARETLVLVLTGEDAVAAIRFARAFVPDLAAHALLVSPDADARAVFRDAHPAFASSSPREVGERVTKLVGAHEAIDLADAVDVGATRLRISCAIADGKGAALIADFARADAFVLAGRAARLLG; encoded by the coding sequence ATGCGTATTGGCGTCGTCACGCTTTTCCCCGAATGGTTTAGTGCCGCGCGCCCACCGGGTGTCGTTGGTCGGGCGATCGAACGCGGCCTGGTGGCGATCGAAACCGCCAACCCGCGCGAATTCACGACGGACAAACACCGCACGGTCGATGACACGGTTTTCGGCGGCGGGCCGGGGATGGTGCTGCGTCCCGAACCGCTCGCGGCCGCGATTCGCGACATGCGCGTGCGCGTGCCGGGTGCGCCGGTCCTCGCGCTATCGCCCGGCGGCGAGCCGTTTACCGACGCCGTCGCGCGGCGTCTCGCGGCGGCAAGCGGGGTCATCCTCGTGTGCGGACGCTACGAGGGCATCGACCAGCGCGTCATCGAGGCGTGCTGCGACGGCGAGCTTTCGATCGGCGATTTCGTGCTGACCGGCGGCGAGATCGCCGCGCTCGCCGTGATCGAGGCCGTCGCGCGCCTCCAACCCGGCGTCGTCGGCAAGGAAGGCAACGTGGCGGCCGACAGCTTCGCGGCCGGGCTCGCGCCGCCGGTCTACACGCGGCCGGAAGAGTGGGAAGGCCAAGCGGTGCCGGACGTATTGCGTTCGGGGGATGCGGCGCGCATCGCCGCGTGGCGGCGCGAGGCGGCCATCGCGCGTACGAATCGGTTCCGTCCGGCGCATCTCATCGACGCGGCGCGCGAGACCCTCGTGCTTGTGCTGACCGGCGAGGACGCGGTTGCCGCGATCCGGTTCGCCCGTGCGTTCGTTCCCGATCTCGCGGCGCACGCGCTTCTCGTTTCGCCCGACGCCGATGCGCGCGCGGTCTTCCGCGATGCGCACCCCGCCTTTGCGTCGTCGTCGCCGCGCGAAGTCGGCGAGCGCGTCACGAAGCTCGTTGGCGCACACGAGGCGATCGATCTCGCCGACGCGGTGGACGTCGGCGCAACGCGCCTTCGCATCTCATGCGCTATCGCGGACGGCAAAGGCGCCGCGCTCATCGCGGATTTCGCGCGCGCGGATGCGTTCGTGCTGGCGGGGCGGGCAGCGCGTTTATTGGGGTAA
- a CDS encoding response regulator, with protein MNPFRIHKVLVVDDDAMIRRLVARTLMPGARQVIEAGDGEEGLACFREARPDAVLSDIVMPRTDGLAFLRQIRQIDPGVPAVVMTGESTEERAITAARLGVVDYLLKPFEMSELTCVMERLERLAWLRAHPTAGDLAELAVTDRIELRLDNDLPAAHKVLDRLFALVGVDDGDLMVGVLEVVLNAIEHGNLELGHEYKSRLESVHDYNTFLVKRARMTPYRDRRARISMSIDGDVWECVVEDEGSGFDWRARLASERDANFTLHHGRGVLLAHALFDEFEYNDKGNRVRMLKRGVERVRPRSEN; from the coding sequence ATGAATCCGTTTCGCATTCACAAGGTGCTGGTCGTCGATGACGACGCCATGATCCGGCGGCTCGTCGCGCGGACGCTCATGCCGGGCGCGCGCCAGGTGATCGAGGCCGGCGACGGCGAGGAGGGCCTTGCGTGCTTTCGCGAGGCGCGCCCTGACGCCGTCTTGTCGGATATCGTGATGCCCCGGACCGACGGATTGGCGTTTCTCCGGCAGATCCGGCAGATTGACCCCGGAGTCCCGGCAGTCGTGATGACCGGTGAAAGCACCGAGGAACGCGCGATCACCGCGGCGCGCCTTGGCGTCGTGGACTATCTTCTCAAGCCTTTTGAAATGAGCGAGCTCACCTGCGTCATGGAACGGCTGGAAAGGCTTGCCTGGCTGCGCGCGCATCCGACCGCCGGTGACCTGGCCGAACTGGCCGTTACGGATCGCATCGAGCTTCGACTCGATAACGACCTTCCGGCCGCGCACAAGGTGCTCGACCGCCTGTTCGCGCTGGTGGGCGTCGACGACGGCGATCTCATGGTCGGCGTGCTCGAGGTGGTGCTGAACGCGATCGAACACGGCAACCTGGAACTCGGGCACGAATACAAGTCGAGGCTCGAATCCGTGCATGACTACAACACCTTTCTCGTCAAACGCGCGCGCATGACGCCGTATCGCGACCGCCGCGCGCGCATCTCCATGTCGATTGACGGGGACGTGTGGGAATGCGTCGTCGAGGACGAGGGCTCGGGGTTCGACTGGCGGGCGCGCCTGGCATCCGAGCGCGACGCCAACTTCACGCTGCATCACGGCCGGGGCGTGCTGCTGGCGCACGCGCTGTTCGACGAGTTCGAATACAACGACAAGGGCAACCGCGTGCGCATGTTAAAACGCGGCGTCGAGCGCGTGCGGCCCCGGAGCGAAAACTAA